Genomic segment of Flavobacteriales bacterium:
TAACAATGAAAAAGAACCTTTTGCTTGTTGCTGCATTTGCAGCATTTGGTCTTACAGCTTCAGCTCAGAAGCCTACTGAAGGAAACAACTCTTCACTTGAAGTAGGACTTAACTTCGGAGAAAACGGTGGTGAAACTTTCACTGCACCTGCTCTTAAGTATCGTTATTTTATCGCTCCAAACATGGCAGTTCGTTTCGGACTTAGCCTTGATGGTTCTAAAACTGTAAACAAATTCTACGAAAACGCTGACTACACTGGTGGTACAGGTGAGCAAACTTTGACTGACGGTTCTTGGGCTGTTGCTCCAGGTTTCGAATATCACTTTGCTGGTACTGACAAACTTTCTCCTTATGCTGGTGTTACTTTAATGTTTGGTGGAATGAAATCTACTGAAGAGTGGGCTAACTTCGACGGTTCTGCTTATTCTTCAACTGTAACTGCAGGTGATTTCGAATCTAAAAGCTCAATGATGGGTTGGGGTATCGTAGCTGGTATGGACTACTACTTCGCTGAAAACATCTTTGTAGGAGCTGAATTTGGTTACATGGGTTCTTCTTGGACTGACAAAGGTGGATCTTCTTCAGTAACTGTAAGTGGTACTACTGTATCTACTACAACTCCTGAAGGTCTTACTAAGAACTCTGGACGTGGTTTCGGTGCTCAAGCTGGAATCCGTGTAGGTTGGAGATTCTAATCTTAACTGATTATATCAAGCAAAAGTCCTCACCAATGGTGGGGACTTTTTTTTTGCGTGTATATTTGCGCAATGGCACATCACTTTTATCATCCTTCTTTTAAACTTGGAATTTTAGGCGGCGGTCAACTCGGCCGTATGTTTATTCAGGAAGCGATTAATTTAAATGTTAATGTCGGCATCCTCGATCCGGACATCAATGCTCCTTGCAAACATTTGGTTGAAGAATTCACTTGCGGTTCATTGCAGGATTTCGATACGGTGATGAATTTTGGGAAGGACAAAAGTGTGCTTACTATTGAAATAGAACATGTAAATGTTGATGCCCTTGAAGCATTAGAAAATAGCGGAAAAAAAGTTTTTCCTCAACCCAGGGTTCTTCGCATTGTACAGGATAAAGGACTTCAAAAAGAATTTTACACCCAGCATCAAATTCCCACGGCACCTTATTTTCTAGTGGAGAACAAGAGTGAAATTTCTACATACGCCGGTGAGTTTCCATTTTTTCAGAAGATGAGAAAAGGCGGTTACGATGGTAAAGGCGTAACTAAACTGGATAATCCTGCTGACCTCAGTAAAGCATTTGATGTGCCCAGTGTGCTGGAGAAATTGGTACCCTTTAAAAAAGAAATCTCAGTAATTGTATCTCGCAATGAAGATGGAGAAATGTCGCATTTTCCGGTGGTAGATTGCGAGTTTAATCCGGAGGCCAATCTGGTTGAATTTTTATTTGCGCCTGCCGATATCGATGAAGCCGTTGAAAAAAATGCAATTGCGATTGCACGAAAAGTAATTGAAGCCTTAGACATGGTGGGAATACTTGCGGTAGAAATGTTTTTAATGGACGACGGCAGTATTCTCGTTAACGAAATTGCACCTCGTCCACATAATAGTGGTCACCATACCATCGAAGGCAACATCACTTCTCAATACGAACAACATCTAAGAAGCATTTTAAATTTACCTCCCGGAAGTACGGACACTTTACGT
This window contains:
- a CDS encoding 5-(carboxyamino)imidazole ribonucleotide synthase, with protein sequence MAHHFYHPSFKLGILGGGQLGRMFIQEAINLNVNVGILDPDINAPCKHLVEEFTCGSLQDFDTVMNFGKDKSVLTIEIEHVNVDALEALENSGKKVFPQPRVLRIVQDKGLQKEFYTQHQIPTAPYFLVENKSEISTYAGEFPFFQKMRKGGYDGKGVTKLDNPADLSKAFDVPSVLEKLVPFKKEISVIVSRNEDGEMSHFPVVDCEFNPEANLVEFLFAPADIDEAVEKNAIAIARKVIEALDMVGILAVEMFLMDDGSILVNEIAPRPHNSGHHTIEGNITSQYEQHLRSILNLPPGSTDTLRPAVMVNILGEPGFEGDAIYEGLEKILDMPGVFVHLYGKKTTKPFRKMGHVTIIASNIKRAREMAFIVKETLKVKA
- a CDS encoding outer membrane beta-barrel protein — its product is MKKNLLLVAAFAAFGLTASAQKPTEGNNSSLEVGLNFGENGGETFTAPALKYRYFIAPNMAVRFGLSLDGSKTVNKFYENADYTGGTGEQTLTDGSWAVAPGFEYHFAGTDKLSPYAGVTLMFGGMKSTEEWANFDGSAYSSTVTAGDFESKSSMMGWGIVAGMDYYFAENIFVGAEFGYMGSSWTDKGGSSSVTVSGTTVSTTTPEGLTKNSGRGFGAQAGIRVGWRF